Within Sphingobium aromaticiconvertens, the genomic segment CCTCAAGCCCCTGCCGAAAAAGCGCAAGCAGCCGTCCATCACCGATCCAGAGCAAGCCCGCGAGGTACTACGCGCTGCGGAGGCGTCTGGCGCGTCACCTGTCACCAAGTTCGCATCACGACTGCTGGCATTGACCGCTGTCCGCCCGGCCGTCGTGCGCGGCGTTACATGGGACGAGTTCGAGGGCATTGATTGGTCCGGCGACCTTATAGGGCCGCAGCGCCCCTTATGGCGCATTCCGGCCGGGCGAATGAAGTTGATCCTCGATAAGAAGGACGAGGAGGAGTTTGAGCATCTTGTCCCCCTGCCCTGGCAGGCGGTCGACCTTCTCCGGGAGGTGCGCCGCCTCACCGGCCGGGCGTCACTCGTTTTCCCCGGTCAGCGCCACACGCACAAGCCATTGAGCGAGAACGCGATCGGATATCTCTATAATCGAGTGGGGTATCACGGGCGGCATGTACCCCACGGCTGGCGCGCTGCCTTTTCTACCACCATGAACGCCCGCGCCGTGCGCCAAAAGCGGTATGAGGACAAAGCCGTCATCGAATTGATGCTCGCCCATGAGCCGACCAATAAAGTTGCAGCCGCCTATGATCGCGCCGGCCACATGGAGAGGCGCCGGGAACTGGCGCAGGAATGGGCAGACATGCTGATGAAGGGGCTGGCACCAGCGCGCGATCTGCTGGATGGGCCGCGTCGATAGCGCCTCAAGCGTGATATGATCCGGCGAATCGACAGGAGGCGCCCATGCAGACCAACGAACTCGGCGAAGGCTTCGGCGAATGGCTGGTGAAGCAGGTCAAACGTGACGACTGGATCGGGACGCTGGCGAAGTCCGCCAAGGCTGATTTCCGGTTCCGGGCCAACAGCACGCCGGATGATCTGCGCAAGCGGCTTCAGGAGGCCGGGGCGGAGGGCGATACGTTTGAGGCGCTGGACGATGCTGAAGTGGAGTGGTTGAGCGCGGAATGAACGATACGATGAAATCGTACCGTTGACGATTTCTCCACCTCTTTTGTTCATGGTATGATCTCATTCGAATCGAGGGGTCTTACCACATGCCAATAACCCGCAGTCCTATGCCCGAGGGTGAACAGTGGTCAACTGCCTGTCAGCTAATAGAGGCCCTTGGGGAAGAGGTGGGCGATTATCTAATGGCCCGCATACGGTCTCTGATGGACGCTCACGACCACGTAGGCGCGAAGACCTGGCTCGACATCTGCGACAAGGTGCATCGGCTATGGTGCAGCTGCGGCACCGTTCACTGACGCCATGGTGCTGACCGACTGGGAGATATGGGCCTGCGCGCAGCAGGTCATCAAGCAGCACGGTGCGAAAGCTCCCGCGTATGTCGCGACCCGGATTGGGCAACTCGCTGCCGACGGTGATCTGAACGGCGTGCAGGCATGGCAGGCCATCGCGGCCCGCGTCGACCAGTTAATGGATTATCGGACCGGCAGGCCGCTTAGTCGACAATGAACAAAAGCCCCGCAACCGTGAGGCGTGGGGCAAAAGAAAAGCCCAGCGGGTTAGGCTGGGCTGGGTGGGATAACGTTACCGATCTACTCGCGAACGGCGTCTCGGGCGATCTGCAACGACAGGAACATTTTCGTTCCCCCGTCATACTCCTCAAAATCCATCTTCTTGTAGAACCGCTTCACGTCCTCATTGATGGGGAAGACGATTAGGTGGGGCAGCCCAATCTGCTCGCCAACCTTAGCGAAAGTGGACACGATCTTGCCCAGCATTGCTATACCGATGTTTGATTTTTGGAGTGGGCGCTGAACCCCCATCCAAGCCAATTGAAGGCACGGGAATTCTCCGCTCTGCCCCAGCCTGGCATAGTTACCGGGGAGTTTGCGAATTTCTTCCGTAACGCTGGCGAGCGAATAGAAACCGGCCACGCCATCGCTATTCGCAACCGATGTGCAAGTGACCCGATGCGATGTCCGTTTGTGAAATTTCCACGCATCCTTGCGGAAGAAATCGTTCACTGCCTTTTCACCGCAGCAAAATTTTGATGTGTCTTTTTTATCCGACAGCGACCAGAAATTTACTGACGGCACCTCCCCCTGGTGCGTCAAGTCTTACTCCGGTTTTTGGCTCTCGCGATACAGGCGTACAGCATTCTTAAGGGCGGACGATGCGCCACCCTTTCGCTGGTAGACCTTTTCTCCAACCTTAAAGGCGGCAGCGGTCGCACGCTCGGATTTTGTTCCGCGCATGAAGCCGAAGGGCTTGCTAAGAGCTGCCATTTGTTGCCTCCTTGGTTGATGGTGAAGTTTAGAACGCCTCGGTTAAGAAGCGGTTTCAACGTTCATGTGAAATAGCAGATTTGCGGGCAGATTGACAATAGCCCGTCAAGCATTTACGTAGCCGGGAGTACGCTACGTAAATGGGCGACCCAGGGCCTCCCCAGGCGAATCACCCTCACCTCACCCCACCACCCGGCAAAACACCGTGACCGCTGGCGTGATGCTGCCGAATATGTTCGCAGCGATCGTGTGTGTGGTCGATAACAGCCCTCGATTGCAAGGCTATCCTCCCTGTTTCCCTGAGTTGCACACATCCCGCAGCCTAATTATATCCGTCGCGATCCCGGCGTGTTTTACTCAGCGGTTTTAGCGCCGGGGTCGCCTGATATACCTGTGAAATTGTCTCTCGGCTTAGAAGGCGG encodes:
- a CDS encoding tyrosine-type recombinase/integrase, which encodes MADSGGLYLHVAKTGLRTWRMKFRFDKKEKLLTFGPYPDVSLSDARDMRDDARRKIRNHEDPSGARQRALAAKEDERIAQASELSFEAVGRIWHEQQAPRWAPVHAADVITSLERDVFPDIGAKALRAIDAPAVLATLRKVEARGSIETAKRLRQRISAIYSYAISEGIVSTDPAAVVGNALKPLPKKRKQPSITDPEQAREVLRAAEASGASPVTKFASRLLALTAVRPAVVRGVTWDEFEGIDWSGDLIGPQRPLWRIPAGRMKLILDKKDEEEFEHLVPLPWQAVDLLREVRRLTGRASLVFPGQRHTHKPLSENAIGYLYNRVGYHGRHVPHGWRAAFSTTMNARAVRQKRYEDKAVIELMLAHEPTNKVAAAYDRAGHMERRRELAQEWADMLMKGLAPARDLLDGPRR
- a CDS encoding DUF6961 family protein — protein: MVLTDWEIWACAQQVIKQHGAKAPAYVATRIGQLAADGDLNGVQAWQAIAARVDQLMDYRTGRPLSRQ